Genomic window (Vulpes lagopus strain Blue_001 chromosome 6, ASM1834538v1, whole genome shotgun sequence):
cttcacAGGTTTCTACTAGTacaaatatcttaatattttatcaaatagatactattctctcttttttaaagacttcatttatttattcatgagagacagagagagaggcaaagacataggcagagagagaagcaggctctctgtgggaagcctggtgagggacttgatcccaggaccccgggatcatgacctaagccaaaggcagacactcaaacactgagccacccaagggccccaagTAGAtactgttcttaaaaataaagtaatttttattttaatttttaaagtacttttaagtactttaatttttaaagtaatttttatttgaaaaataacttacTATTCTATGAATATCAAAAATGATAAGGAAGGTTCCATTTGACTTCAATTCTTGTGAACACAAGTTTCTAGTGTATGAAAGAAGTgacaaaaatccccaaacaattttcactattattaacatcttgtaCAACTGGAGAAACAGAATTTCTTTgtgaagaaacaaatatttaattcccCTCATTATTTCACAAGCCAAAATTCGCTAATTCTGACcaaaaaaataggtagaaaatAATCAACTATTTATTCAATTTCTGTTAAGTTCTGTAGTGTCAACCTAAAGATGAGACAGTCTCCAGCTGAAGCCTGAGGGTGAGCTGAGGTAAAATGGAACCTGGGTCACCCTACCCCCTTTTTATAGCTAATTGGGAAAATTAGGCACTAAACTCAGATTATTAATTTGAATAGATTGATTGAGGGTATTGATTCCTCCATGTAAGAGCAAGGCATGACAAGGATGAAATTTGTTTGGTATTTCAGGGGCTATTCCTTTTTAGttgtttccttctagaaaaaaaaggtaatttttttttttaatattaacagtGATCATAAATATACCCAAATATTTACTGTGGGAATGATCTCATAGTAGTTTTGTAAAGATTGTGGCAAGCATTAAGTGCTGCTTGCTACTGCTATGGATGAAACTGTGTCTCCCTCCCACTGTTTTCCCGCCATCTTACCATAAAGCCCTCTCTGCCAGTATCATCATGTTTGGAGATAAGAGCTTTTGAaggtaattaagtttaaatgGGATCATCAAGGTAAGGTCCTAATCCAGTATGATGGATGGCCTTGTAAGAAGTGGGAGAGatctgtatgtgtgtacatacatgcatTGAGGAAATACCTTGGGGTAtaagtgagaaggtggccatgtgCAAGCAGAaaaagagctctcaccagaacctgaccgtGATGATATCCCGAACTCGGAATTCTAAAAATCTGTGTTCTCTCTATATCAAAGATCTtggcttaaaaatgaaattcaaatgccTGTGATCACTTACATTTTCTAATATTACCaatgtatatataaagtatataagaTAATCTTTTGGGAGCTGAGtctctttcaaagaacaaatttttttaacaaaaaattgaTAAAGATTTTGTCACATAAAAACCCTTGAGTAGACATAAGGACATATCTCAAAAGCAATAtgtgaaagatgaaaaatgttcaaCTTGTTTTGTCATAATGAACCACTCGAAATAAAAATTCAGCCCTTCAATAGATGCAACTCTCTAGTGGAAAAAGAACACTGtctttatataaaaatctttttagcaGAACATCGTAGGCTCTGTAAAACCCGCTGAGAGGTAAGCAGCACCCAGGACAATAAATGGTTCTAGTAAGAAAAGGAAAGTCTTCTCCTCTTCCTAAATGCTATAATaattacaaagatgaaaaaaaaaaaagacgaacaTATTCCTCTTATAAATTGAATATGACTGGTCTGCAAGGTCCTAACAACCAGGAAATGAGTTTGCTATTTGTTAGCATGTCTCTTGGGCTAAGGATGGAAGGGTACAACATGGTATGGGAGGAGGAACATGGCCTTGTGATGAAGGCAGGCCCGGGATGGAATCTCTTGTATGATTTCCCTTTGTATGACTGGGCCATTTCTGAGACTTCCTCTGTCCCCATTTTCATCTCTGCAGCCTGTGGATGATAAAAAATACTGGCCTCGGAGGACTGtgagaagaattttatttattcatgagagatacacagagaaaggtagagacacagtcaaagggtgaagcaggctccctgtggggaagctgatgtgggactcgatcccaggatacagggatcacgacctgagccaaaggcagatgctcaatcactgagcaacccaggtgggTGAGGCATCTGTGACGTACCTAGTGTGGTTCCCAGCGTGCATCCCACATATTTTGGTCTCCCATACTCACCTTGGTTAAATAAAGAGAATGGTAActagtctgcatttttaaaataatgacttggCCCTCTGTCAGGAGGAGGAGAGTCTTTCATATGGACCTCATGCCAAGGCCTggacattctttttctctttgtcctcctTAGGACATCACCACCTTCAAGGTTACATCTATGGGCAACTTCCCtaatctcaaatatattttactgCTATCTTTGCCTCTGATTTTTTTGATACctatatttccttcatttttcaattCACTAAGCGTTCTGATCTATTTCTTACCAAGCAGACTGGAGTTAGTTGTTCACTCAATGTAAAGGAAGGGTTGATTTCAATAATTAAagaatctgggatccctgggtggcgcagcggtttagcgcctgcctttagcccagggcgcgatcctggagacccgggatcgaatcccatgtcaggctcccggtgcatggagcctgcttctccctctgcctgtgtctctgcctctctctctctctctctgtgactatcataaataaataaaaattaaaaaaaaaaaaattaaagaatctaGGTGTTCATGGAATGTTCTATGAAAttcaggagaaaagagagaatagaagTGGTAGCACCACATAGTGAATAAAAGCCTGTGCTTTGAAATAAATAGACCTAATTTCAAATGTAGACTCTGTCAATTACTAATGTGGTAACCTGGGCAGCATTAGAACTCTGAGCATCAAggttctccaaaataaaaataatcccatCTCGCAGGGTAGTTGTAAGGTTGGACAAAATTAGGTACATAAAGCTTTTTAGCATAATATCTGACATGTAGTAAGCCCCTGATAAATTATTAATGTAACTCAGATGAGTATAGCATTTTGCCAAATTATTACTAGCATGTCTTACCTAGGACATGGCATAACTGGGATCTAGGGTGAAGGCAGTAAAAAACAGGGGGTTAGTCTTTTCTCATGACCAAAACACTTCTTGATATTTTGTTTGTGGGAGTCTTCTTCGTCTTCCATGTTTTGTGAATAATGCAAACAGAGATGGAGTAAGTAAACAGGGGACCTTCCATGACCTGCTCCCAGACATTTACTGAGCAATCATCATGTTCTAGACTGGATATTTGATGCATTTGTGTTCAGGGTTGAGAGGAAAGTGCACACAGTTGATTCTTTCTCCTACATTCCATCTATCtgctccatctttttttaaaagatttatttatttattcatgagaaacacagagaggagagagagagaagcagagacataggcagagggagagcaggccccctgaagagcctgacgtgggactcgatcccaagtctccaggatcaagccctgggctaaaggcagcgctaaacccctgagccaccagggctaccctgctccatctttcctttttactAAACTGCTAAGATAGAGCCCTGATACCATCCATCAGGGCTATTGCCTCCCCTAACTAGTCTCCCTGCTTCTACTCTTGCTTACCCATCCATCTATTATCTACCAACAGTCAGAAAAATTtgctagaaatataaataagatttgGTCAGTCCCCTAGTTAAAAATCCTTCGGCAaaatatttccactttttttttttaccatggcCTGTGAAGACCCTGTGTGACTAAACCTGAGCACAGTATCATATCTGATAGCATGGCCCACGCTCTGGGCTCTAGTCAAATCAGGCTTCCCTGAGCCCTTCTCTTTGAGGGGTCAAATTGTACCCATGTAGGCCTGCAAGTCCCTCAACCTCGACGGCTCAGGCACATTGTCTGGGAATGTGGCTGCTTCTCCTCTCATAGATTTGGTTTTAATGCTCCACCTCAGAGAGGCCCTGCTACACTCTTCCTCTTTAATACGTTCCCACCCTCTCCACACAGCCCCCTATCCACCTTCTATCAGTAGCACTAATCATTATCATTCCCcctcttatttttatcatttgtaagtCCCAGGCAGGAGAGACACTGGCCTGTCACATTGTCAATTGCATTCACTGCAGGGACATGACACAAACAAGACCTCCAGAAGTACTCGTGGAATGAAGGATTCAAGCATAGgcaaacacaaaaggaaaaaaaaatgtaatgttttcttATACTAAGGGTCAATGGGAATGCAATTTTTTTGAGAATCACAAGAGCACGAAACATGGTACACCTACTTGGTATTAGACATCAGCAACGAATCGCTGTACAAGAAAAGCTGCCGCTTCTGCCTCCACCAGCCTTTCTTGAGCTCAACGGGGCCATGGATGAGCACGGTACGAGTGGCACCCTCAGATGATGTAGTGCTTTCGCTGTGGGTGTCCACCTCCACAGACGAGCACTTCCTGCAACACATCAAACACAGAGCAGCTAGTTACTAGTCAAATACACAATATAGTTTAATGCCAAGTGTCAAGGTTCACACAACACTAAAATTTAGTCTCAACCCCCAAAGCAGAGCTCCAGAGCTcagaatcagggatccctgagttACAGAAAGCTATAGAAAGAGGTGAGGTCACTTGGGGAACTGATGCAGGAGGAGGACAGTTCACACTTAGAGGTGTGGTGGAGAAAAGCAGCCAAGCTAATCGTGAGCCATTAGGTAGGCGAGAGCCAAGAAGCCAAAGGTAGAGCAGATTACAAGAAGGTGaatgaacaacaacaaactggacaacttgTGGcctaatataaaataaagcaatgtgTGAAGAATTAATTACAATTTGCTTTTATgttaagataaaaatgaagataactgAAGATCCTGGATATTGACCCCCATCTTATCtaattcaatattcaaaattgGGTAAAAATTCTCAAAGATCAGCAAACATACTGGAAACCTCAAAAAGTTTCTGAACACAAGAGTTCAGCCATTGCTTGGCTGAGCTCTGACAGGACTTCCTGGTCAAAATGGGTAAAACAACTCAATTGAACAGAATGTAAAAATTCTTTCATAAATAGGACAGGTATTTTCATAGACCCGCTGAAAATTCTGTCtcatggagagagagagttggCTCTCTCGTGGAGCCAAGAAAGTGCCTCCGCCTCCCCCAAGGATGTATAAAGCCTGCTCCCTTCTGCTCAGCAGCACTGAATCTTCTGAACAGGAGCAGCTTTTCAGGAAGCTGGTGCTGAAGTTACTAATTAGTTTCTATGtattagaagaaacaaaaagaaaacacttccTATTATTGCCGGTCTGTCTGATCAGAAATAGTGTATCAGAAGACTACCTCATGCGGTGAAGCCTTGAATGACCCCCTGTAAGTTCAGCATGCTTTCTGATTGATGGGAACATCCTTTTTTCTTCAATTCGTGGGACGGGAAACCGAGTGAGTCTACAGCACTTGGCAGAGTACTGTCAAATGCTTGAAGCCTGAAGATTCCGCAGTGCTCCACGATCACTGCCATTATGATGTCACAGATTCAAGGCTCATGTCATAACTGCCAAACTGACATACTGGTTTCCCTATCTTGGCCTccaagttttgattttttaaaagtaatcttttttattttgagataactgTAGATTCATTTGCAgctataagaaataatacagagagatgacatcagttttttttaaagatggagtCTTCCAGAGACACTTCCATCACCACAAGGGTCCTTCCTATTACTCATTTACAACCACACAAATTTCTTTCCCCCTCCACCACCTCTTTAATCCCTGGCAATCACAAATCTGTTCTCCATGTGTATAATGTTGGCCTTTCAAGAATGTTATACAGATGGGATCACATAGTTTATGACATTTGGGGATTTGCTTTTTTCCATTTGATGTAACTGGAGACTCATCTGGACGGCTGCAAGTATTCACAGTTCATTTCTTGGTGTCCCTTAGTACTACATCATGATATGAATGTATCACAGTTTGCCTAACTACCTGTTGAAGGAGTTCGGGATTGTCTGCAGGTTTTGGCTGTCACTAacaaagctactataaacatctgcatacaggtttttgtgtCAGCATTAAGTCTTCACTTCTCTGGGCTAAATGCCCAGGACTGCAAGAGCCAGGTTATATGGTGGctgctatgttttgttttttaagaaactgtccaactgttttccagaatggctgtgcCATTTCACAGTCTCCCTAGTACTGTATGAGTCATTCAGTTTCCCCTCATCCACAtgagcatttggtgttgtcattttttattttagctattctgatagcTGTGTAgtgtgatatctcactgtggatttcacttgcatttccctaatggttagTGATACTAACCATTGATTTGCCATCTGGGCATCTTCTTCAGTGTCACAGCATCTACAGGAGCCTGTTAAAAACATGTTACATGAAGACGGTGTTACCTTTCTACAAGGAAACTGATGTTTttaaactatagaacacttctgaaagaaattgaggaacacacaaagagatggaaaatattccatgctcatggattggaagaattaatattgtgaaaatgtcagtgttacccagggcaatttacacgtttaatgcaatccctatcatggactttcttcagagttagaacaaattattttaagatttgtgtggaatcagaaaagaccccgaatagccaggggaattttaaaaaagaaaaccatagctgggggcatcacagtgccagatttcaggttgtactacaaagctgtggtaatcaagacagtgtggtactggcacagaaacagacacatagatcaatggaacagaacagagaatccagaagtggaccctcaactttatggtcaactaatattcgatacaggaggaaagactatccactggaagaaagacagtctcttcaataaatggtgctgggaaaattggacatccacatgcagaagaatgaaactagaccactctcttgcaccatacacaaagataaactcaaaatggatgaaagatctaaatgtgagacaagattccatccaaatcctagagaacacaggcaacacgctttctgaactcagccacagtaacttcttgcaagatacatccacaaaggcaaaagaaacaaaagcaaaaatgaactattgcgacttcatcaagataagaagcttttgcacagcaaaggatacagccaacaaaactcaaagacaacctacagaatgggagaagatatttgcaaatgacatatcagataaagggctggtttccaagatctataaagaacttattaaactcaacaccaaagaaacaaacaatccaatcatgaaatgggcaaaagacatgaacagaaatctcacagaggaagacatagacatggccaacatgcacatgagaaaatgctctgcatcacttgccatcaggaaaatgcaaatcaaaacaacaatgagataccacctcacaccagtgagaatagggaaaattaacaaggcaggaaaccacaaatgttggagaggatgtgtagaaagggaacactcttgcactgttggtgggaatgtgaaatggtgcagccactctggaaaactgtgtggaggttcctcaaagagttaaaaatagacctgccctacgacccagcaactgcactgttggggatttaccccaaagatacagatgcaatgaaactccgggacacctgcaccccgatgtttatagcagcaatgtccacaagagccaaactgtggaaggagcctcggtgtccatcgaaagatgaacggataaagaagatgtggtttatgtatacaatgaaatattactcagccattagaaacgacaaatacccaccgtttgcttcaacgtggttggaactggagggtattatgctgagtgaaatgagtcaatgggagaaggacaaacattgtatgttctcattcatttggggaatacaaataatagtgaaagggaatagaagggaagggagaagaaatgggtaggaaatatcagaaagggagacagaacataaagactcctaactctgggaaacgaactaggagtggtggaaggggaggagggtgggggtgaatgggtgatgggcactgaggggggcacttgacgggatgagcactgggtgttattcggtatgttggcaaattgaacaccaataaaaaataaatttattattaaaaaaaataaaaaataaacaaaaaaataaagcttgattttataaaacataaaaaaaattttgagttttgtgtCACAGGAATTTAAACAGTGGCAATATACATAGCTTTGCAGGTTCGAGTTCTCcaacaaattaaaatcaaataattggaaatgttttcaatatggaaaatatacaaatgagatAAATGGCAGAGACCTCTTAGAAGCAATGTTTCATTACTTGCAGATTATCATTAGATAATTTCAGAACCTAAACAAAGACTCTCAATATTCAGActtcttttcctgtattttacatttaatatctCCCTACCTATATTCCAGAGTCAAAGTACTTGACCAAAAGGTCTGATTTAATAAGGCATTTAGCTTTATGGCAAAAGTTATCCATCTACAGTTACTACTTTCAAGGACTTGACAACAATACTGATGTGATCTGCTAGTTCCCTTTTGAACAACGTGCAATAATTTATGCCTACCCTGTATAAAGTCATACAGGTACCAAAAATGGAACAATTATGCACAGTTCAATAGATGTATAATGTTGTGTTGTTTTCCCAGTCTAAAGATTAACCAGTGAAACATAATTTATCAACTATACTTGACTTGGTTTCAGGAAAACCGCAACTGAGAACTACAAGTACATCACTGTCCTTATCTCATCCTCAGTCATTGGTGGGAATTTTACAGGCCACCATGCTATTTATTTTGTGGATAGTAGTAGTAAATGAACGAAGACAGACTTCCTCAGAATTGGTAATAAACTGAGGTCCCAACTCTTCCCATTTTTCAGGTACAACCAAATCTTTGCATAAATCAGTAGGTCAAATGAACCTAAATTGGGGATAAGATCATTAAAGtacaattattttttgaaaggtaCAACTATCCTTCCTGTGTCCCTCAAATGTGAGCCACCTATCATGTCAGAAAAGCTAGTTTAGCTTGATCTCTAATCAGTTATATTAGCTAATTGCACTTCTTCAATGGAAATTTTAGTACAGAAAATATTGTACTCCTTTTTACTTAATGAAAAAActcgagttttttttttcttcaaagagaaaAGCCATTCAAGATATTTACAGAAAGTATATAATTAATCATGAGGCAGCATGAATctaagccagagaaagagaacatcttGGTTCTGTGACCGCTGTATCCCAATGCCCAAAACCGTGTCAGGCATACAGTAGGCATTTAGGGTATATCTGATGAATGAAGGAGTAACTAAGCtagaaaagaaagacacagtTATACCTGTAAGTCTTGATTATATACAAGgaaatatgtagaaaataaaagtaatggaaGAAATCACATCAAAATATTCAGGAGTACTGTAGGAAACTTTCATTCTTTCCCTATTCAGCACTTGTAAATAAAATGCAACCAGCATTACTTTAGATTCATGACGTTTTTCTCACTTACATACCATGACAtggataattaagaaaaaattcaacaaaactaaTTCTTAAATAGCTTAGTCTTTCCACAACAAATCTGAACCAACATGAAGTCATATAATACTTACAAGAGACTTCCAACAGCAGCAGAAACGTCACAGTAGCTGTGATCTGTCGGATCTCATCCTGGATAGCCTTCTGAGACTTTTCTCTGGGTGTGCTACTGAAGAAACCAAATGAGTTGATTCACTTTAAGTTTTAACAAGTTATTTAAAACACTGGTAAGATTATTTGTTTGATTAAATGCTTCAAAACTCAAATTAAGTAATGCattcaaaaggaatttttaaaaaacaattataatttcatttattattccaGTTTTTAAGGCTGATCTTAGTATCAGGTCATTAAATAACAGATGACTAGAAAACCTGCCAAGTGCTTCAACTCAGGAAACATTCAGCatattgtaaaataaagataacaagTAGTATCTAAGATCTTTAAATGGCATAATCCTTTCGGCATTTTTAGTAATACCTAAATGTCTAATTCTGTAGTGCTTCAAATAAGATGTTATATCaagttgtttttataattaaacattttctaaaatagacCAAAGGCTTCAGGAACAAACTACATATCATTATGAGAGAGAGTTCTGAGTTTACAAGTAAGCATGCTTAGGACAATGCTAAGAATTAGCATTTAATGAGGGGCATTTCCCATCCAGAGGATCTAAGAACTCAGTTAAGAGTGTCTTAGGAAGTTCATAGCATTAAATGAAATACAGTAGATCTGCAGATCAAGCTAGGAGAAAGTCTAGGATAATACTTCATGGTTAAAAGTACCTTGACACAATTCATAAAATGGCCCACCTAGTACATCATGTGTAGCTTACATATAGCACCATAAATACTAAAGGTTGAAATTTTTGGATTTTAGACTAAGGGCAATTATGTTAAGAGCACACTATACAAGTCCATAATAGGCACGACTCTTGTGAGCACAGTTTGTGAGTCTAATCCTTCTCCACGGGAGATGAAAGATTGAATCTAACATAGTTAGAAACAAACTACCTTATACGAAACTAGTTCAATATAGTTAGAACTCATTTAGTCAAGAAAAcaagttttggaaaaaaaatctatgaaagtGGAAGCAATTTAATTCATACTTGCCTGTCATCTTTTGCAGTCTTGTCGCACTCAATATCAAACTGCCACCTTTCAAGGACTTCACCGCTTTCAATATTTGAGATGACTACCACCAGTTTCTGAACTGAACACTTGTATAACCAATCTGCAATACATAACAAGGCATCTTTTAAGGTTCACTGCATTCCAAAATAACTCTTCCCAGGTCTCACTTTCTACCCTTAGCAAATTCCTGCCACTGGTATTTTGGAACTCCTCCAACCTGTACAGAAAACCTGCCTCACCATAACCTAGCTCCCGTTTTCCAATTCTCAGTATCTGTACCAGATGTAGCTAGTACTAAAGGCTAAGGACAGAGTAGTGAACATGCAGTATACTCTAATCCAAGGTAAACTGCAGAAGATGAGCATTAATCTAATCACTGCagcaataaatgtaaaattttaattgtaataaatgCTAAGAAGGTGCAGTGTATGATCCAATGAGAGAATACAGGAAAATTTGACTCAGGGAATTCTCACTTGTCTTCAGTTCTGCAAGTAAATACCATTAAATATGCAAGAGGTTACAGAGAGCGAACAATTTGCCTCTAAGAAGAGCAATTCCTCCATTCTAACTAAAATAAAAGGGACAGATTAAATAGGGAGGTCTACATACAACTGAGGTGAAATGTCATCAGTGTAGTCTTAAAGGAGACAACCTAAAAACCAGTAGCTTAGGCAGGGCTTGCTTCTTCATCAAATGAAGGTGACATAGATTCTTAGTTACTTCTACGTTTCAGGCTAAATAATCTGAGTATAGCCCTGGGTGATTTAGCCCTGAAgatgataaaaatacaattaatagaattttaaaaatgaaacagaaaaaaatatatacatatatgactcaggaattaaaaaa
Coding sequences:
- the LOC121492515 gene encoding mitotic spindle assembly checkpoint protein MAD2A-like, producing MALQLSREQGITLRGSAEMVASSSVSPPRAVEQLKDWLYKCSVQKLVVVISNIESGEVLERWQFDIECDKTAKDDSSTPREKSQKAIQDEIRQITATVTFLLLLEVSCSCRCCDTEEDAQMANQWLVSLTIREMQVKSTVRYHTTQLSE